The Brassica napus cultivar Da-Ae chromosome C7, Da-Ae, whole genome shotgun sequence genome has a segment encoding these proteins:
- the LOC106425391 gene encoding uncharacterized protein LOC106425391, with translation MSTGKSLWGKWIEENLLRKKSFWEVKSKTQIGSWMWRKLLKLRDIAKTFYMKEIGNGRHTFFWYDKWSDRGALIDILGERGIIDMGIGRESTVEEASYLLWIELQDGANVRIQYVSSIWGSLVKGILKETYTNEWKDIVIWISDEKMERMRLFCIRYAFQIALYTLWRERNKVRHEKKLMPIEVLKKLVDKGVRNKLSLMRSKKVRFMEKGLQFWFSTRL, from the exons ATGAGTACTGGAAAATCGTTATGGGGCAAATGGATCGAGGAGAACTTGTTGAGGAAGAAAAGCTTTTGGGAAGTCAAGAGTAAAACGCAAATTGGTTCGTGGATGTGGAGAAAGTTGTTGAAGTTAAGAGACATTGCAAAGACATTTTACATGAAGGAGATTGGTAATGGTCGTCATACATTTTTTTGGTATGACAAGTGGTCAGATAGAGGGGCTCTGATTGATATACTGGGGGAAAGAGGTATCATAGACATGGGCATTGGTCGAGAATCCACTGTTGAGGAAGCAA GTTATCTACTATGGATAGAGTTGCAAGATGGAGCCAATGTGCGGATACAATATGTGTCCTCT ATATGGGGATCTCTTGTAAAAGGGATATTGAAAGAGACGTATACAAACGAGTGGAAGGACATTGTGATTTGGATATCTGATGAGAAGATGGAAAGGATGAGACTGTTTTGTATCAGATATGCATTTCAAATAGCATTGTATACTCtttggagagagagaaacaaggTTCGTCATGAGAAGAAGCTCATGCCAATCGAAGTGCTGAAGAAATTGGTAGATAAAGGGGTGAGGAATAAGTTAAGTCTGATGAGATCAAAGAAAGTAAGATTTATGGAGAAAGGGTTACAGTTTTGGTTTAGTACAAGATTGTAA
- the LOC106425465 gene encoding 3-oxoacyl-[acyl-carrier-protein] reductase 4-like has protein sequence MCSMATTVAATKLTSLKATAGKLGYREICQVRQWSPLQSAMPHFGMLRCRQPFATSTVVNAQAQAQAQATGVEQTTTEEEEAVPKVESPVVVVTGASRGIGKAIALSLGKAGCKVLVNYARSAKEAEEVSKQIEEYGGQAITFGGDVSKEADVDAMMKTAVDKWGTIDVVVNNAGITRDTLLIRMKKSQWDEVMDLNLTGVFLCSQAATKIMMKKRKGRIINIASVVGLIGNIGQANYAAAKAGVIGFSKTAAREGASRNINVNVVCPGFIASDMTAKLGEDMEKKILGTIPLGRYGQPEDVAGLVEFLALSPAASYITGQTFTIDGGIAI, from the exons ATGTGTTCGATGGCCACCACCGTCGCAGCAACAAAACTCACCTCCTTGAAAGCCACCGCCGGGAAGCTCGGTTACCGTGAGATCTGCCAGGTCCGTCAATGGTCTCCGCTTCAGTCTGCGATGCCTCATTTCGGTATGCTGCGATGTAGACAGCCATTTGCAACCTCCACTG TTGTGAACGCTCAAGCTCAAGCTCAAGCTCAAGCCACGGGTGTTGAGCAAACAacgacagaagaagaagaagctgttccAAAAGTGGAATCTCCAGTTGTGGTTGTGACTGGTGCCTCTCGAGGCATTGGTAAAGCTATTGCTCTTTCCTTGGGCAAAGCTGGCTGTAAG GTCTTGGTGAATTATGCTAGGTCTGCAAAGGAGGCTGAAGAAGTTTCCAAACAG ATTGAAGAATATGGTGGCCAGGCTATTACTTTTGGAGGTGATGTCTCGAAAGAGGCTGATGTGGATGCCATGATGAAAACC GCTGTTGATAAATGGGGAACCATTGACGTCGTGGTTAACAATGCAG GAATTACCAGGGATACCTTGTTGATTCGAATGAAGAAATCTCAATGGGATGAAGTGATGGATTTGAATCTCACTGGAGTGTTTCTCTGTTCCCAG GCAGCAACAAAGAtcatgatgaagaagagaaag GGAAGGATCATCAACATAGCATCAGTTGTTGGTCTCATTGGTAACATTGGGCAAGCAAACTACGCTGCAGCTAAAGCTGGAGTTATTGGGTTTTCCAAGACTGCCGCCAGAGAGGGTGCTAGCAGGAATATAAAT GTGAACGTGGTTTGCCCTGGATTCATTGCATCTGACATGACTGCCAAGCTTGGAGAAGACATGGAAAAGAAAATCTTGGGAACAATCCCattag gacgATATGGACAACCAGAAGATGTGGCTGGCTTGGTCGAATTCTTGGCTCTCAGTCCGGCAGCCAGTTACATAACTGGACAG ACATTCACCATCGATGGAGGTATTGCCATCTAG
- the LOC106425348 gene encoding lysine histidine transporter 2 — protein sequence MSKSEMSASEIAAAKQKKVDDWLPITSSRKAKWWYSAFHNVTAMVGAGVLSLPYAMSNLGWGPGVTLMILSWLITLYTLWQMVEMHEIVPGKRLDRYHELGQEAFGEKLGLWIVVPQQLIVEVGVDIVYMVTGGKSLKKVHELLCPDCKDIRTTFWIMIFASVHFVISHLPNFNSISGISLAAAVMSLTYSTIAWAASVHKGVKPDVDYSYRASTTPGKVFNFLNAMGDVAFAYAGHNVVLEIQATIPSTPEVPSKVPMWRGVVVAYIVVAICYFPVAFLGYWIFGNSVDDNILMTLEKPVWLVAMANLFVVVHVIGSYQIFAMPVFDMMETVLVKKLNFDPSFTLRFITRSLYVAFTMFIAICIPFFGGLLGFFGGFAFAPTTYYLPCIIWLILKKPKRFGLSWTINWFCIIVGVILTILAPIGGLRTIIINASTYKFFS from the exons ATGAGTAAGAGCGAAATGTCAGCGAGCGAGATTGCTGCGGCGAAGCAGAAGAAAGTCGACGACTGGTTACCGATCACGTCCTCAAGAAAGGCCAAGTGGTGGTACTCTGCTTTCCACAATGTTACTGCCATGGTTGGCGCTGGTGTTCTTAGCTTGCCCTACGCTATGTCCAATCTTGGATG GGGACCTGGCGTGACTTTGATGATACTGTCATGGTTGATAACTTTGTACACACTGTGGCAAATGGTGGAGATGCACGAGATTGTACCAGGGAAGAGGCTTGACAGATATCACGAGCTAGGCCAAGAAGCTTTTGGCGAAAAGCTTGGTCTATGGATCGTTGTGCCTCAACAGCTCATCGTGGAGGTCGGTGTCGACATAGTTTATATGGTCACGGGAGGAAAGTCCCTCAAGAAAGTCCATGAACTCCTCTGCCCCGATTGCAAAGACATCAGAACCACATTTTGGATCATGATCTTTGCTTCTGTTCATTTCGTTATCTCTCACCTACCCAACTTCAACTCCATCTCGGGCATTTCACTCGCAGCTGCCGTTATGTCCTTAAC TTACTCAACTATCGCTTGGGCTGCATCGGTGCACAAAGGGGTTAAGCCAGATGTAGACTACTCGTATAGAGCCTCGACAACTCCTGGAAAAGTATTCAACTTCTTGAACGCGATGGGAGATGTGGCTTTTGCCTACGCAGGTCACAACGTCGTGTTGGAGATTCAGGCAACCATCCCATCGACTCCGGAGGTGCCCTCAAAGGTTCCAATGTGGAGAGGAGTTGTTGTAGCTTACATCGTAGTCGCCATTTGCTACTTCCCTGTAGCGTTCCTCGGCTATTGGATCTTTGGAAACAGCGTTGATGACAACATTCTCATGACTTTGGAGAAGCCCGTCTGGCTTGTCGCAATGGCTAACTTGTTTGTGGTCGTCCATGTCATTGGAAGCTATCAG ATCTTTGCAATGCCCGTGTTTGACATGATGGAAACCGTTTTGGTCAAGAAGCTGAATTTCGATCCTTCCTTCACACTCCGCTTCATCACTCGCAGTCTCTATGTTG CTTTCACTATGTTCATTGCAATATGTATCCCGTTCTTTGGTGGACTACTCGGTTTCTTTGGAGGATTTGCCTTCGCACCAACAACTTACTAC CTTCCATGCATTATCTGGCTCATTCTCAAGAAACCAAAGAGGTTTGGTCTATCCTGGACGATTAATTgg TTCTGCATTATAGTAGGAGTTATATTGACGATCCTAGCACCCATTGGTGGCCTCAGAACCATCATTATCAATGCAAGCACCTACAAGTTCTTCTCTTAG